From a region of the Mesomycoplasma ovipneumoniae ATCC 29419 genome:
- the gpmI gene encoding 2,3-bisphosphoglycerate-independent phosphoglycerate mutase has product MKKKVILIIIDGLGLRPESQGNGFALAKTPVFDHLFDNYPNSLIAASGQEVGLPEGQMGNSEVGHLNIGAGFIVYTGISIINNALKTGEFFKNEKFIKVFEHSIKTDTPVQIMGLFSPGGVHSHQDHLFALIDFAAEFGVKKLNLHLFGDGRDVAPESIKPNLNLLIKKLKNFENYKIASISGRFYSMDRDKMFDRVELGYNSIRGKAENTFTNPIDYVDSQYEKGISDEFLQPAINLQVNKNDFLNDNHGVIFFNFRPDRARQLSHLILQTDLYTFKPKYPVKIDTFVSMMKYEGINCDIAFEEMKVKNPLGKVADEAGLKQLRLAETQKYAHVTFFVDGGVELELKNSDRILVDSLKVESYADYPQMSAVEITDKLIQVGQNYDLIIVNFANPDMVGHTGNLKATIKAVEILDSQIGRIHSWAKENNFHFFITADHGNAELTEDENNKPSTKHTVFPVMLISSDKSLKLKNGRLANIAPTVLDYLNIKKHPDMDHESLIIKQN; this is encoded by the coding sequence ATGAAAAAGAAAGTTATTTTAATTATTATTGACGGCCTTGGATTGCGACCTGAAAGTCAAGGAAATGGTTTTGCACTTGCAAAAACACCGGTTTTTGATCACCTTTTTGACAATTATCCAAATAGTTTGATCGCCGCATCAGGTCAAGAAGTTGGACTCCCTGAAGGACAAATGGGAAATTCAGAAGTTGGCCATTTAAATATCGGAGCCGGATTTATTGTCTATACCGGAATTTCAATTATAAATAATGCTTTAAAAACCGGCGAGTTTTTCAAAAATGAAAAATTTATTAAGGTTTTTGAGCATAGTATCAAAACTGATACACCTGTGCAAATTATGGGACTTTTTTCGCCAGGAGGTGTTCACTCACATCAAGATCACCTTTTTGCCCTAATTGATTTTGCCGCCGAATTTGGTGTTAAAAAACTTAATTTACACCTTTTTGGTGACGGACGAGATGTTGCACCTGAATCAATTAAGCCAAATCTTAATTTATTAATAAAGAAATTGAAAAATTTTGAAAATTATAAAATTGCTTCAATTTCCGGTCGTTTTTATTCAATGGACCGTGATAAAATGTTTGACCGTGTTGAATTAGGATATAATTCTATTCGCGGAAAAGCCGAAAATACCTTCACAAATCCAATTGATTATGTCGATTCTCAATACGAAAAAGGAATTAGTGACGAATTTTTACAACCGGCAATAAATTTGCAAGTTAATAAAAATGATTTTCTTAATGACAATCATGGTGTTATTTTTTTCAATTTTCGTCCTGATCGTGCAAGACAACTTTCGCATTTAATTTTGCAAACAGATTTATATACTTTTAAACCAAAATATCCTGTAAAAATCGACACTTTTGTGTCAATGATGAAATATGAAGGGATAAATTGCGATATTGCTTTTGAGGAAATGAAAGTCAAAAATCCACTTGGAAAAGTAGCTGATGAGGCAGGATTAAAACAACTTCGACTCGCTGAAACGCAAAAATATGCCCATGTAACTTTCTTTGTTGACGGTGGCGTAGAACTTGAATTAAAAAATTCTGACCGAATTCTTGTTGATTCATTAAAAGTTGAGTCTTATGCTGATTATCCGCAAATGTCGGCCGTCGAAATTACTGATAAATTAATCCAAGTTGGGCAAAATTATGACCTTATTATCGTCAATTTTGCAAATCCAGATATGGTCGGACATACAGGAAACTTAAAAGCAACTATAAAAGCGGTTGAAATTTTAGATTCACAGATTGGTCGAATTCACAGCTGAGCAAAAGAAAATAATTTTCATTTTTTCATTACAGCCGACCATGGTAATGCCGAACTTACTGAGGATGAAAATAATAAACCCTCAACAAAACATACCGTATTTCCCGTTATGTTAATTTCAAGTGATAAAAGTTTGAAATTAAAAAATGGAAGATTGGCAAATATTGCCCCAACAGTTCTTGATTATTTAAATATCAAAAAACATCCTGACATGGATCATGAATCCTTAATAATTAAGCAAAACTAA
- the mraZ gene encoding division/cell wall cluster transcriptional repressor MraZ translates to MFGTVFRILDEKNRIVLPPAFRDELDGDFYISANLDKILEIRSQAEFDIIAQKIGKANSLDPRLRDFARYFFGNTVKVSVDKQGRFLIPKNLLDLAAVKKRIYLLGVNNKIEIWPEERYDQFFAKFSDSNVTADLEKELLKSGVEL, encoded by the coding sequence ATGTTTGGAACTGTTTTCAGAATATTAGATGAAAAAAATAGAATTGTGCTACCTCCTGCTTTTCGTGATGAACTTGATGGTGACTTCTATATTTCAGCTAATTTGGACAAAATTCTTGAGATCAGAAGCCAAGCGGAATTTGATATTATTGCCCAAAAAATTGGAAAAGCAAACTCATTAGATCCACGACTTCGTGATTTTGCAAGATATTTTTTTGGAAATACCGTCAAAGTTTCTGTCGATAAGCAAGGTAGGTTTTTGATTCCCAAAAATTTACTTGACTTGGCCGCTGTCAAAAAAAGAATCTATTTATTAGGGGTTAATAACAAAATTGAAATTTGGCCTGAAGAAAGATACGATCAATTTTTTGCAAAGTTTTCTGACAGCAATGTCACCGCTGATTTAGAAAAAGAATTGCTAAAATCGGGAGTAGAATTATAA
- a CDS encoding thioredoxin family protein, producing the protein MPIFDIHSTDDINQKILTSKAAILVFHQPGCGACVLYEPSIDQMNDKYGVNGLVIIRVNVRENILFARDNQIHGTPTTLFYKDHKLVHRLEGYVPADVLESQLKHFELI; encoded by the coding sequence ATGCCAATCTTTGATATTCACTCAACCGATGACATTAATCAAAAAATTTTAACAAGCAAAGCTGCAATTCTCGTATTTCACCAACCTGGATGCGGAGCCTGTGTTCTTTATGAACCTTCAATCGATCAAATGAACGATAAATACGGAGTAAATGGTCTAGTTATAATTAGAGTTAACGTGCGTGAAAATATTTTATTTGCGCGTGATAACCAAATCCATGGAACTCCAACAACATTATTTTATAAAGATCACAAACTTGTACATCGTCTTGAAGGTTATGTTCCTGCTGATGTATTAGAATCACAATTAAAACACTTTGAATTAATTTAA
- the proS gene encoding proline--tRNA ligase: MKRPEKITPSSEDFAKWYVDVITQANLMSYGPIKGTLYFKPFGYAIWTNITKIVDAFFASQGVKNVYFPLLIPENFIEKEKQHIKGFAPELLTITHVGQKKLAENIYIRPTSELLFADYFKNEIAANNILPLKLNQWTQVLRWEKTTNPFLRNTEFLWQEGHTIHSDKLEAQNFTKKIAKYYKFFLENYLAIPTIFGKKTNREKFAGAVTTYTIESMMQNFRALQTATSHFLGQNFAKNFGIQFKNNKNEFETPYQTSWGISTRLIGALVMVHSDDNGLVLPPKIAPYKVDILEFFAKKHPEVKDFSKKVARILKQRKISYQIDESDEQIGFKINKSEVSGSPIRIEIGPNDVKKNQICLVRRDNRQKIYFSLDQLKDKCPKILDEIQKNLFEKAKTRIIENTVFVTSYQDLQTEIQKGKFVIAPFSETSAKEKQIQDETTATARCILPKNAIFNIPQSANSIFSGKKTTKFVLFAKSY; encoded by the coding sequence ATGAAACGACCTGAAAAGATAACGCCAAGTAGCGAAGATTTTGCAAAATGATATGTTGACGTTATAACTCAGGCGAATTTAATGAGTTACGGTCCAATCAAAGGAACGCTTTACTTCAAACCTTTTGGATATGCAATTTGAACTAATATAACCAAAATAGTTGATGCATTTTTTGCTTCCCAAGGTGTAAAAAATGTTTATTTTCCGCTTCTTATACCTGAAAATTTTATAGAAAAAGAAAAACAACATATTAAAGGTTTTGCACCTGAATTATTAACAATAACTCATGTAGGCCAAAAAAAACTAGCCGAAAATATTTATATAAGACCAACTAGTGAGCTCCTTTTTGCTGATTATTTTAAAAATGAAATTGCTGCAAATAACATTTTACCGTTAAAATTAAATCAGTGAACTCAAGTTTTGAGATGAGAAAAAACTACTAATCCATTTTTACGAAATACTGAATTTCTTTGGCAAGAAGGACACACAATTCATTCAGATAAATTAGAGGCTCAAAATTTTACTAAAAAAATAGCTAAATATTATAAATTCTTTTTAGAAAATTATCTTGCTATACCAACAATATTTGGTAAAAAAACTAATCGTGAAAAGTTTGCCGGCGCTGTTACAACTTACACTATTGAATCAATGATGCAAAATTTCCGCGCGCTTCAAACAGCAACATCGCATTTTTTAGGCCAAAATTTTGCTAAAAATTTTGGAATTCAGTTTAAAAACAACAAAAACGAATTTGAAACACCATATCAAACATCTTGAGGGATTTCAACCCGTCTAATTGGCGCTCTTGTAATGGTTCACAGTGATGATAATGGTTTAGTTTTGCCGCCAAAAATTGCCCCATATAAGGTTGATATTCTTGAATTTTTTGCAAAAAAACATCCAGAAGTAAAAGACTTTTCAAAAAAAGTAGCTAGAATTCTTAAACAAAGAAAAATTAGCTATCAAATAGATGAATCAGACGAGCAAATTGGATTTAAAATAAATAAATCTGAAGTTTCTGGCTCACCAATTCGAATTGAAATTGGGCCAAATGATGTAAAGAAAAATCAAATTTGCCTTGTTCGCCGTGATAACCGCCAAAAAATTTATTTTAGCCTTGATCAATTAAAAGACAAATGCCCTAAAATTCTTGATGAAATTCAAAAAAACTTGTTTGAAAAAGCTAAAACTCGCATAATTGAAAATACAGTTTTTGTAACTTCATATCAAGATCTTCAAACTGAAATACAAAAAGGGAAATTTGTTATCGCCCCTTTTAGTGAAACTTCGGCAAAAGAGAAGCAAATTCAAGACGAAACTACCGCAACAGCCCGTTGTATTTTGCCAAAAAATGCAATATTTAATATACCTCAAAGCGCTAATTCAATATTTAGTGGTAAAAAAACTACTAAATTTGTCTTATTTGCAAAATCCTATTAA